A region of Prochlorococcus marinus subsp. pastoris str. CCMP1986 DNA encodes the following proteins:
- a CDS encoding diacylglycerol kinase family protein, with protein MKRKAKLLKSRRRSYRTSKNVLISFRYAFNGIKYTFKNSRNFKIQVLFAFFSLIIGSILQLDKSDYLIMLGTIFSVLTLEIINTSIESLVDLVIKKKFSNLAKIAKDCSAGAVLLASINSVIIGLCLFIPKMKLLFLN; from the coding sequence ATGAAGAGGAAAGCAAAACTTTTAAAAAGTAGAAGAAGGTCATATAGGACATCTAAAAATGTTTTAATAAGTTTTAGATACGCTTTTAATGGGATTAAATATACATTTAAAAATTCAAGAAATTTTAAAATTCAAGTTCTTTTTGCTTTTTTTAGTTTAATCATAGGTTCTATTCTTCAACTTGATAAAAGCGATTATTTGATTATGCTGGGGACTATTTTTTCTGTATTGACTTTAGAAATAATAAATACATCAATCGAATCTTTAGTTGATCTAGTGATTAAAAAAAAGTTTAGTAATCTTGCTAAAATCGCAAAGGACTGTTCAGCAGGTGCTGTATTATTAGCTTCAATTAATTCTGTTATTATTGGTCTATGCTTATTTATTCCTAAAATGAAGTTATTATTTTTAAATTGA